The Deltaproteobacteria bacterium region TCGAGATCTCCGTCGCGCCCGCGCAGTGGAACATTCCCTTGGCGCCCGAGCGGTGAACTCCGATCACCATCTCGGCCGCGTTGTCCGCCAAGGTCGGCGAGCCGATCTGATCCGAGAATGCCTTGACGGACTTGCCGGCCCGCAAGGACTCGAGGACGGTGAGCGGAAACGTCTTCTTCGCTCCTGGCCGGCCGCTATAGATCAGCGCCACGCGGCACACCGCGACGTCGTCCGCGAGGATCAGCGCGGCCTCCTCTCCGGCGCGCTTGGTCCGGGCGTAGATGCCGCGCGGATTGGGAGCGTCGTCTTCGGAGTAGCTGCCCTTGGCGCCGTCGAACACGTAGTCGGTCGACAGCGTGGTCAGGCGCGCGCCGGCCTGCGCGCACGCCGAAGCCGCGACCTCCACCGCACGCACGTTCAACGCCCAGGCATCGTGGGGGCTCTGCTCGCAGGCATCGACGTCGGTCATCGCAGCCGCGTTGATCACGCCCGCCGGCCGCATCCTGCCGATCAGCTCCCACAGCTTCTCCGGCGCGTGCAGGAGATCCATCTCCACGTACTCGAACGCGCCTTCGACCCGCCGCGGACCGCGGCCAAGCGCGACCGCCCGCTCTCCCGCCCCGCTCAGCCGCGCGACGATGCGGCTACCGACCAGCCCGTTCGCGCCGGCGACGAGGGTTGTCATCGCGCTCCGTAATTGCGCTCGTAGTACGTGAGGTACTCGCCGGTGCGGACGCGCTCCCACCAGCCGCGGTTCTGCACGTACCACTCGACGGTGCTCGTCAGCCCCTCGCCGAAGGAGATGCGCGGTGTCCAGCCCAGCTCGGCACGCGCCCGCGCAGCGTCGACGGCGTAGCGGCGGTCGTGTCCCGGCCGGTCCTTCACGTGCTCGATCAGCTCGCGCGGCTTGCCGAGGATCTCCAGCAGCCGTCCCACGATCTGGAGATTCGGCCACTCGTTGTCGCCGCCGACGTTGTACACCTCTCCCGCGCGGCCTCGCTCGGCAGCCGCGAGCAGCGCGCGGCAATGATCGTCCACGTGGATCCAGTCGCGGACCTGGAGCCCGTCGCCATAGACAGGCAGCCTGCGGCCTTCGAGCGCGTTGGCGATCATCAGCGGGATCAGCTTCTCGGGAAACTGGTACGGGCCGTAGTTGTTCGAGGAGCGCGTCACCACCACGTCCATGCCGAACGTGTGCCCGTAGGCCAGCGCGAGCAGATCGGCCGCGGCCTTCGACGCGCTGTACGGGCTGGAGGGCCTCAGCGGGCTGCTCTCGCTGAACCTGCCCGTCGCTCCCAGCGATCCGTAGACTTCATCGGTCGAGACCTGCACGAACCGCCTCACCTTCGCCTGCCGGGCGGCCTCCAGCAGCACCTGCGTTCCGGAGACGTTGGTCTCCACGAAGATGGCCGGCCCGAGGATGCTGCGATCGACGTGGCTCTCCGCGGCGAGGTTGAGGATCACGTCGACCTTGCGGTCGCTGATCAGCCGATTCACCAGCTCCGCGTCGAGGATGTCGCCGCGGACGAAGGCGTGCTTCTCATCCTCCCGCAGTTCCGCCAGCGACTCGGCGTTGCCGGCATAGGTCAGCTTGTCCAGGTTGACGACCGTCCAGTCCGGGCGCTCGCGGCGCAGCAGCCGCACCAGGTTGCTGCCGATGAACCCTGCGCCGCCCGTGACCAGGACGGTCTGCGTCACTTGCGCCTCACCAGCTCGTTCGCCGAGGCCAGCGAGTCGAAGGTGCCCGCGTCCGTCCACCACCCCTGCAGGCGGTCGCAATGCAGCGTTCCCGCGCGCAGGTAATGGTTGTTCACGTCGGTGATCTCCAGCTCGCCTCGGCCGCTGGGCTTGAGGGTGCGGATGATGTCGAACACCCGGGAATCGTAGAAGTAGATGCCGACCACCGCCAGATCCGTCTTCGGTTTCTTCGGCTTCTCCACGATGCGCACCACGCGGGAGCCTTCCACCTCGGCGACGCCGTACCGCTGCGGGTCGTGCACCTGCTTGAGCAGCAGGCGCGCCCCCTTCCCTTGCTCGCGGAAAGCCTTCACGTAGGGACCGATGGCGTCCTCGAAGATGTTGTCGCCGAGGATCACGCACATCAGGTCGTCGCCGGCGAAGCTCTCCGCCAGTCCGAGCGCCTGCGCGATGCCGCCGGCCTCGTCCTGCACCTTGTAGGTGAATCGGCAGCGGAAGTCCTTGCCGGAGCCGAGCAGCGTCACCACGTCGCCCATGTGCTCGACGCCGGTCACGACGAGGATCTCCTCGATGCCGGCGTCGGTGAGCTTGCGCACCGGATGGAAGATCATCGGCTCCTGCCCCACCGGAAGAAGGTGCTTGTTGGTCACTTTGGTGAGCGGAAACAGGCGGGACCCGGTTCCGCCGGCGAGGATGATGCCTTTCAT contains the following coding sequences:
- a CDS encoding NAD(P)-dependent oxidoreductase — encoded protein: MTTLVAGANGLVGSRIVARLSGAGERAVALGRGPRRVEGAFEYVEMDLLHAPEKLWELIGRMRPAGVINAAAMTDVDACEQSPHDAWALNVRAVEVAASACAQAGARLTTLSTDYVFDGAKGSYSEDDAPNPRGIYARTKRAGEEAALILADDVAVCRVALIYSGRPGAKKTFPLTVLESLRAGKSVKAFSDQIGSPTLADNAAEMVIGVHRSGAKGMFHCAGATEIS
- the rfbB gene encoding dTDP-glucose 4,6-dehydratase, producing MTQTVLVTGGAGFIGSNLVRLLRRERPDWTVVNLDKLTYAGNAESLAELREDEKHAFVRGDILDAELVNRLISDRKVDVILNLAAESHVDRSILGPAIFVETNVSGTQVLLEAARQAKVRRFVQVSTDEVYGSLGATGRFSESSPLRPSSPYSASKAAADLLALAYGHTFGMDVVVTRSSNNYGPYQFPEKLIPLMIANALEGRRLPVYGDGLQVRDWIHVDDHCRALLAAAERGRAGEVYNVGGDNEWPNLQIVGRLLEILGKPRELIEHVKDRPGHDRRYAVDAARARAELGWTPRISFGEGLTSTVEWYVQNRGWWERVRTGEYLTYYERNYGAR
- a CDS encoding spore coat protein, which codes for MKGIILAGGTGSRLFPLTKVTNKHLLPVGQEPMIFHPVRKLTDAGIEEILVVTGVEHMGDVVTLLGSGKDFRCRFTYKVQDEAGGIAQALGLAESFAGDDLMCVILGDNIFEDAIGPYVKAFREQGKGARLLLKQVHDPQRYGVAEVEGSRVVRIVEKPKKPKTDLAVVGIYFYDSRVFDIIRTLKPSGRGELEITDVNNHYLRAGTLHCDRLQGWWTDAGTFDSLASANELVRRK